The following are encoded together in the Zygosaccharomyces rouxii strain CBS732 chromosome C complete sequence genome:
- the NNF2 gene encoding Nnf2p (similar to uniprot|P53253 Saccharomyces cerevisiae YGR089W NNF2 Protein that exhibits physical and genetic interactions with Rpb8p which is a subunit of RNA polymerases I II and III computational analysis of large-scale protein-protein interaction data suggests a role in chromosome segregation), with protein MERQPIKDEDQPIEFVRKHKFKDTLALFIVFLSFNHFASLCLLVSFVLATRFRYFLANCLITLFLSKKPSPKMNEISDRDDGHNNDDNNHNNNNNSNNNSNNNNSRFNGQKVLHTPILLLSCEILVATILKLYAEECFLNPIENLAFSILASSLINDPSDCLSYATSCSVLYAITLNICKKLGPLSHFTGVWDNYGEFRYFTIPIWRPGRHLKFRGVEESFIINYLNKYVHHLLYYISFHIVVFQFSQSIFNPNYYAYESKNSKKSTRGLSPKSDVPRNVINQKLHSSGVLKPFQFVNSNGGNVSATGVDGNIGANNTSISTNSNNSSTEEPTAYTSGINVHEYSGLNSHGNSTSTNNSGLRKLNSKNVIPRFTNVVSQFKLYEPSVISAAGSNSQTLATNVTMRDADSLRENNFTNQFYEMQVNFSQMGKTRNLKTDLSVTSNLENFIHHLFKRKNQHLIAPLWSMVVTLKTINFEKKHLSANAVTNSNSSSMQNDGESSDDITPTNSDSSLNRDESYQSVFNKLQTRDAMALIAQTAFDDYSQLNLVSSKDNIFDNGTRNYKVCITEISLNSITFHIENLHEGELIVLVNGVIWSEVSCALILDCEGEELVVVGGLVPACSYDIQFINRLNCTEDYLISDLMVRTLCNKEQPEKFENIDFSFPSYYHRKFLSPLLTLKHSVLTTNTNLAESRIKLKKTKKEVSKKLSTLRQDIDHFKAKISQNATNDEKSAAKVDSLKIALQFNEVNLNKLEDELKTFTEQELELEEEYLKQKDLHLRKQMDHDKLKESLETDLKNLNLKQQKLQQEFNQLSSKKDKLSIRHDRLQREVDQNTEEFELFKSQFLAKRETDRIKKKEIRAREINEFEMTIKGLEQDISRLEGENGSMHKLVHGF; from the coding sequence ATGGAGCGTCAACCGatcaaagatgaagatcAACCAATCGAATTTGTTAGGAAACATAAGTTTAAGGATACTTTGGCATTGTTTATTGTATTTTTGAGTTTCAATCATTTTGCCTCTCTATGTCTACTGGTGTCATTTGTGCTTGCCACTAGATTTAGATATTTCTTGGCAAACTGCCTCATCACACTGTTTCTATCCAAGAAACCATCGCCAAAGATGAATGAAATCTCCGATAGGGATGATGGGCATAATAACGACGataataatcataataataataataatagtaataataatagtaataataataatagtagGTTCAATGGTCAGAAAGTTTTACACACACCGATATTACTTTTGTCTTGTGAAATACTAGTGGCtaccattttgaaactttaTGCTGAGGAATGTTTTTtaaatccaattgaaaatttagCCTTTTCCATCTTAGCATCTTCATTAATTAATGATCCAAGTGATTGTTTGAGTTATGCTACTTCCTGTTCCGTTCTATATGCAATAACATTAAACATTTGTAAAAAATTGGGACCATTATCGCACTTTACTGGGGTTTGGGATAATTATGGAGAATTCCGTTATTTTACTATTCCAATTTGGAGGCCTGGTCGGCATTTAAAATTTCGAGGTGTTGAAGAATCattcatcattaattaCCTGAATAAGTACGTGCATCATCTATTGTACTATATTTCATTTCACATTGTCgtctttcaattttccCAATCAATCTTCAATCCCAATTACTATGCATAcgaatccaaaaattctaaaaaatcaacaagaGGACTGTCACCTAAGTCAGATGTACCTCGTAATGTCATTAATCAGAAGTTACATTCCTCTGGAGTATTGAaaccttttcaatttgtcaacagtaatggtggtaatgtTTCTGCAACCGGCGTGGACGGGAATATTGGAGCAAATAATACAAGCATATCAACTAATTCTAATAATTCCTCAACTGAAGAACCTACCGCTTACACTTCTGGGATTAATGTTCATGAGTATAGTGGACTGAATTCGCATGGTAATTCTACTAGCACTAACAATTCTGGTTTAAGAAAACTGAATTCGAAAAACGTAATTCCACGTTTCACCAATGTTGTTAGTCAGTTCAAATTGTATGAACCTTCTGTAATTTCTGCAGCAGGTAGTAATTCGCAGACTTTAGCCACTAATGTTACCATGAGAGATGCTGATTCTTTGAGAGAAAATAATTTTACAAACCAATTTTATGAAATGCAAGTAAATTTTAGCCAGATGGGGAAgacaagaaatttgaaaacagATTTGAGCGTCACAAGTAAtctggaaaatttcatccatcatcttttcaagagaaaaaatcaacattTAATTGCTCCCCTATGGTCTATGGTCGTTACTTTGAAGACAATAAACTTTGAGAAGAAACATTTGAGTGCAAATGCAGTCActaattctaattcttcgTCTATGCAAAACGATGGTGAAAGTAGTGATGATATTACACCAACCAATTCTGATAGTAGTTTGAACCGTGATGAATCATATCAAAGtgttttcaataaattgCAAACTCGTGATGCGATGGCTCTCATTGCGCAGACTGCATTTGACGATTATTCACAATTAAATTTAGTCTCCAGCAAGGATAACATTTTTGATAATGGTACTAGAAACTATAAAGTTTGCATAACGGAAATATCTCTAAACTCAATTACTTTCCATATTGAAAATCTTCATGAAGGTGAACTGATCGTATTGGTCAATGGTGTCATTTGGTCAGAAGTTTCATGCGCTCTCATCTTAGATTGTGAAGGAGAAGAGCTGGTTGTCGTGGGGGGACTGGTCCCTGCATGCTCGTACGATatccaatttatcaatagGTTAAACTGTACTGAGGATTATTTGATCTCTGATTTAATGGTAAGAACCCTCTGTAATAAGGAGCAacctgaaaaatttgaaaatatcgACTTCAGCTTTCCCTCTTATTATCAcagaaaatttctttccCCTCTCCTAACTTTAAAGCATTCAGTTTTGACCACTAACACCAATTTGGCTGAAAGTCGTATCAAACTTAAGAAGACAAAGAAAGAGGTTAGTAAAAAATTGAGTACGTTGAGACAAGATATCGACCATTTCAAGGCTAAAATTTCTCAGAATGCCactaatgatgaaaaaagtGCCGCTAAAGTGGATAGTTTGAAAATTGCGTTACAATTCAATGAAGTTAATCTCAACAAATTGGAAGACGAATTAAAAACATTTACTGAGCAAGAACTAGAACTCGAAGAAGAATACTTAAAGCAAAAGGATCTACACTTGAGAAAACAAATGGATcatgataaattgaaagagTCTCTTGAGACcgatttgaaaaatttaaatctaaaACAGCAAAAGTTACAACAAGAATTCAATCAATTATCTTCTAAAAAGGATAAACTTTCCATTAGACACGATCGTCTTCAAAGAGAAGTCGACCAAAATACAGAAGAGTTTGAATTGTTTAAATCTCAATTTCTCGCCAAAAGGGAAACTGATAGgattaaaaagaaagaaattagagCTAGAGAGATAAACGAATTTGAAATGACCATTAAGGGCCTTGAACAAGACATCAGTCGCCttgaaggtgaaaatgGTAGCATGCATAAACTAGTGCATGGTTTTTag
- the UTP22 gene encoding rRNA-processing protein UTP22 (similar to uniprot|P53254 Saccharomyces cerevisiae YGR090W UTP22 Possible U3 snoRNP protein involved in maturation of pre-18S rRNA based on computational analysis of large-scale protein-protein interaction data), which produces MSGLKRRVSEVNDLKTDGPNINKKALLEHIENDESEDRLALESEDNNNSNDDSEDDAEEEENKSTTTTTGSKGQSSGTAAQDIHIIRETAELFKSNIFKLQIDELLQQVKLKDSHILKVEKFLHMLHDLIHEVPEWEPKTIAEAESFFKGKVVRIPFVDPKPDPSSTNYKVDYKTPMISLVGSFALKAGIYQPHGSAIDVLLTMPEELFEKKDFLNFRCLHKRSVYLAYFTHHLNILFKRNKMDEFLQLEYSYFNNDTLLPILKISCKPQDSHISDYNFYKTKFSINLIIGFPYQIFDSKKLLPNRNCIRVASNEPNQSLPATPLYNFSILSSTTYETYLKYLHRAKKQTESFVQATTLGRLWLQQRGFSSKIAHSGTLGGFGTFEFAILMAALLNGGGNNGNKILLHGFSSYQLFKGVIKYLATMDLCNDGHLQFHSDNQSSSKYVEEGFQIPTLFDKTTKVNILSKMSVSSYEILKKSAQQTLTMLNDVVRDQFANVFLTNISRMDNFRYDICYDVVLPNGGKTKPEELTNSTFGPTERIKFITLENFLVNKIANVLKFALGDRIHFVDVELVGKRDTFPISKRKANSGTGNLLNFDLIRVKLLVNPSESEKLVTRGPKHSEEPTPEAVHFKNFWGSKSSLRRFKDGSITHCCVWSTSSTEPVISSIVNFALHKHLSEGTRILNDRTKQLQSFLPLPNLPASSKTSVLNLNSFYNLKRSFDDLYRIIFEMSLPLSVKSILPVGQAFRYTSLCHPVPFAYSNPDFFQEVVLEFETSPKWPDEITSLEKAKTAFLLKIDEQLQANHGDNYKSFFTRDESIPYNLDVILLNVLTPEGYGFKFRVLTERDEILYLRAISNAKKDLVPELEKTYMKFTSKYVASVRHARTLETLSHSIPFFSPVVRLFKRWLDAHLLLDHLNEELVELIALKPFVESSPYSVPGSVENGFLKVLKFLSQWNWKEEPLILDLVKPDEELESGSTDEDPKSTEKMNLGQFKGIQANFQNLRKTDPNGMHVQFFVASKIDPSGILYSSGIPLPIATRLTALSKVAVNLLQTHGFNKQTIDLLFTPALKDYDFVVHLKSPSPLKISSGILDSSEFKNLANDKLLNSFPSDTSSLSRKMDPTYQLVKYLNMKYKNSVIFFSHRYMAVNGGEKGDRNVITGLIKPFFKKPQKFRVNMDYNSKPIDEQTVELNRDAIFHEIAAFCSELLVKFDTD; this is translated from the coding sequence ATGTCTGGTCTAAAGAGAAGAGTTTCTGAGGTTAATGATTTGAAGACAGATGGACCTAATATCAATAAGAAGGCACTTTTAGAGCACATAGAGAATGATGAATCTGAGGACAGACTCGCGTTGGAGAGTGaggataataataatagtaatgatgatagtgaagatgatgcagaagaagaagagaataaatcaacaacaactacGACGGGTTCCAAAGGACAAAGTAGTGGCACTGCAGCTCAAGACATTCATATAATTAGAGAAACAGCAGAGTTGttcaaatccaatattttcaaattgcaGATTGATGAGTTGTTACAACAGGTTAAATTAAAGGATTCACACATTTtaaaagtggaaaaatttcTACATATGCTACACGATTTGATTCACGAAGTACCAGAATGGGAACCGAAGACTATAGCGGAAGCTgaatcatttttcaaaggcaaAGTTGTTAGAATACCATTTGTGGATCCTAAACCTGATCCTTCATCTACAAATTACAAAGTTGATTACAAAACTCCAATGATATCTCTAGTGGGGTCGTTTGCTTTAAAAGCAGGGATATATCAACCACACGGTTCAGCCATAGATGTACTTTTAACCATGCCAGAAGAACTTTTcgagaagaaagattttttgaattttagATGTTTGCACAAGAGGAGCGTTTATCTTGCCTATTTCACCCACCATTTAAAcatacttttcaaaaggaataagatggatgaatttttacaatTGGAATACTCCTATTTCAACAACGATACacttttaccaattttgaaaatttcatgtaAGCCACAGGATTCTCATATTTCAGAttacaatttttacaaGACTAAATTCTCCATTAATTTGATCATTGGATTTCCTtatcaaatctttgattctaAAAAATTACTACCGAACAGAAATTGTATTAGGGTAGCTTCTAATGAACCAAACCAGTCATTACCAGCCACTCctctttacaatttttcaattttatcctCTACTACTTATGAAACctatttgaaatatttgcaCAGGGCTAAAAAACAAACCGAGTCCTTTGTTCAGGCAACTACACTAGGTAGACTTTGGTTACAACAACGTGgattttcatcaaagataGCTCATTCTGGAACGCTTGGTGGATTCGGTACTTTTGAATTCGCAATATTGATGGCGGCTCTGCTaaatggtggtggtaacaatggtaataaaaTTCTCCTTCACGGTTTTTCATCCTATCAACTGTTCAAAGGTGTTATAAAGTATCTTGCCACAATGGACTTATGCAATGATGGTCATCTACAGTTCCATTCAGATAATCaatcttcatccaaataTGTGGAAGAAGGGTTCCAAATACCTACTCTTTTCGATAAAACAACAAAGGTCAATATTTTGAGTAAAATGTCGGTTTCTTCttatgaaattttgaagaaatctgcTCAACAAACTTTGACAATGCTTAATGACGTGGTTAGAGATCAATTTGCCAATGTATTTTTAACCAATATTAGCAGAATGGACAATTTTAGGTACGACATTTGTTACGATGTAGTTTTACCTAATGGCGGTAAGACTAAACCTGAAGAACTGACAAATTCCACCTTTGGACCAACAGAAAGGATAAAATTTATCACTCTGGAAAATTTTCTCGTCAATAAAATTGCAAAcgttttgaaatttgccCTAGGGGATAGAATTCATTTTGTCGATGTTGAACTGGTTGGTAAAAGGGACACTTTCCCaatttccaagagaaaAGCTAACTCTGGGACTGGTAACTTATTAAACTTTGACCTTATCAGAGTAAAGTTACTGGTTAACCCGTCAGAATCAGAGAAATTGGTAACGAGGGGTCCAAAGCATTCGGAGGAACCTACTCCAGAGGCAGTACACTTCAAAAACTTCTGGGGTTCCAAGTCTTCCCTTCGTCGTTTCAAAGATGGGTCTATAACACATTGTTGCGTGTGGTCTACATCCTCTACGGAACCAGTCATCTCAAGCATAGTCAATTTTGCGTTACACAAGCACCTTTCTGAAGGTACCCGCATATTAAATGATAGAACCAAACAATTGCAAAGTTtcttaccattaccaaatctACCAGCAAGTTCTAAGACATCCGTGTTGAATTTGAACAGTTTCTACAATTTAAAGAGATCTTTTGACGATCTGTACAGAATAATCTTCGAAATGTCACTACCACTTTCTGTGAAATCGATTCTGCCCGTTGGTCAGGCGTTCAGATACACATCCTTATGCCATCCTGTTCCATTTGCATATTCTAACCCAgattttttccaagaagTAGTGCTGGAATTTGAGACTTCCCCAAAATGGCCTGATGAGATTActtctttggaaaaggcAAAGACAGCATTCTTACTAAAGATTGACGAACAATTACAAGCCAATCATGGTGATAATTACAAAAGTTTTTTTACAAGAGACGAATCAATTCCTTACAATTTAGATGTCATCTTGTTAAACGTGCTCACCCCAGAAGGTTatggattcaaatttaGAGTTTTAACAGAACGTGATGAGATTTTGTATTTGAGAGCTATCTCCAATGCTAAAAAGGATTTAGTCCCAGAACTGGAGAAGACGTACATGAAGTTCACTTCCAAATATGTGGCTTCTGTGAGACATGCCAGAACTTTGGAAACTTTATCTCATTCAatcccatttttttcacctgtGGTCAGGctattcaaaagatggCTAGATGCCCATTTGCTCTTGGATCATTTAAACGAAGAGTTGGTGGAATTAATTGCACTTAAACCATTTGTCGAAAGCTCACCATATTCGGTTCCTGGTTCAGTCGAAAACGGGTTTTTAAAAGTTCTCAAATTCTTAAGCCAGTGGAATTGGAAGGAAGAACCTCTCATTCTAGATTTGGTGAAACCTGATGAGGAATTAGAATCTGGTTCcactgatgaagatccCAAATCTACtgaaaagatgaatttaggCCAGTTTAAAGGTATCCAGGCCAACTTCCAGAATTTGAGGAAAACAGATCCTAACGGAATGCACGTTCAATTTTTCGTAGCTTCCAAAATTGATCCAAGTGGTATACTTTACTCCAGTGGTATTCCATTGCCTATTGCGACGAGACTCACTGCTCTGTCTAAGGTGGCGGTTAATTTATTGCAAACTCATGGATTCAACAAACAAACCATTGATCTTTTGTTCACCCCGGCATTAAAGGATTACGATTTTGTTGTTCATCTCAAATCACCATCCCCGCTAAAGATTTCCTCAGGAATTCTAGATTCTTCggaattcaaaaatctgGCTAACGACAAACTACTGAACTCTTTCCCTTCTGATACTTCTTCACTAAGCAGAAAGATGGATCCAACTTACCAATTggtcaaatatttgaacaTGAAGTACAAAAATAGTGTCATTTTTTTTAGTCACAGATACATGGCAGttaatggtggtgaaaaagGTGATAGAAATGTCATTACAGGATTGATAAAGcctttcttcaagaaaCCTCAGAAGTTTAGAGTAAACATGGATTATAACTCTAAACCAATCGATGAACAAACTGTGGAGCTCAATAGAGACGCAATTTTCCACGAAATTGCAGCATTCTGCAGTGAACTACTGGTAAAATTCGATACAGATTGA
- the GLD1 gene encoding Gld1p (similar to uniprot|Q6B2S3 Saccharomyces cerevisiae YPR109W Hypothetical ORF) produces MEGNVNEITSSNRVYQLRRQNFQKKLVVQLCYLGYLIILLEYVKYGCTIWTLILRTIVQSLLAAPFPNDTQIRRLSLRSETPGSNYFSRLSNAVPSNNGITTMPGAFFEGGRQENVTNQEDQIKEEVDDMKRKIRTVLFHASLTVNLLYILTSILFPVDFIGQLEGNYLREDGLTNTPSPFNNANGFIQGERKGGFFLQMIGESVPQSNLKGNLGIIMFEMAIILCQFGLFVLTCVNFADLGHQDRQVSPQSDGYDGKVLVTQIDPDRAIEIVLGTDSNDDDPGNWAPNMV; encoded by the coding sequence ATGGAAGGTAATGTAAACGAAATAACGTCGAGTAATAGAGTGTATCAACTGCGAAGGCAAAATTTTCAGAAAAAACTAGTTGTTCAATTATGTTATTTGGGGTATCTAATTATTCTTTTAGAATATGTGAAATATGGGTGTACCATATGGACCTTGATTCTAAGAACTATTGTGCAATCACTTTTAGCAGCACCTTTTCCCAATGATACTCAAATAAGAAGACTTTCACTGCGTTCAGAGACGCCTGGATCTAATTATTTCTCCAGATTATCCAATGCAGTACCGAGTAATAATGGTATAACAACGATGCCAGGTGCATTCTTTGAAGGTGGCCGTCAGGAAAACGTTACCAATCAAGAAGATCAGATAAAAGAGGAGGTGGATGATATGAAGCGTAAGATAAGAACAGTACTTTTCCATGCATCATTAACCGTAAACCTTCTCTACATATTGACGTCAATTCTATTCCCAGTAGATTTTATAGGACAATTAGAAGGGAACTATTTACGTGAGGATGGATTAACCAATACACCTTCACCATTTAACAATGCCAACGGATTTATTCAGGGTGAGAGGAaaggtggatttttcctGCAGATGATCGGTGAGTCTGTACCACAGAGCAATCTGAAAGGTAATTTGGGTATAATAATGTTTGAGATGGCAATTATCTTATGTCAGTTTGGATTATTTGTGCTTACATGTGTTAATTTTGCAGATCTGGGGCATCAAGATCGACAAGTCAGCCCTCAAAGTGATGGATACGATGGTAAAGTCCTTGTTACGCAGATTGATCCCGATCGTGCGATCGAAATCGTCTTGGGGACGGACTCTAATGACGATGACCCAGGGAATTGGGCACCTAACATGGTTtaa
- the RPC40 gene encoding DNA-directed RNA polymerase core subunit RPC40 (highly similar to uniprot|P07703 Saccharomyces cerevisiae YPR110C RPC40 RNA polymerase subunit common to RNA polymerase I and III): protein MSNIVGIEYNRVTNTTSTDFPGFSKDGDNVWDIEKFKNTFDVRIGSLTEREANFDLVHVDTSIANAFRRIMISEVPSVATEYVYFLNNTSVIQDEVLAHRIGLVPLKVDPDMLTWVDHSLPEEEKFTDENTIVMTLNVKCTRNPDAPKDCTDPKILYRNSHIYARDLKFEPQGSQVETFAKCPVIPTDPDILLAKLRPGQEISLRAHCILGVGSDHAKFSPVATASYRLLPHIDIREPIKGELAQKFQKCFPPGVIGINESTDEAYVQDARKDTVSREVLRHEEFSNKVKLGRVRDHFVFNVESTGAMTPEEIFFKSVRVLKNKAEYLKNCPITQ, encoded by the coding sequence ATGTCTAATATCGTTGGAATCGAATATAACAGGGTTACAAACACTACATCTACCGATTTCCCTGGTTTTTCCAAGGACGGTGATAATGTTTGGGATATtgaaaagttcaaaaataCATTTGATGTTAGGATAGGTAGCTTAACCGAAAGAGAGGCTAATTTTGATTTAGTTCATGTGGATACCTCCATTGCCAATGCATTTCGTCGTATTATGATTTCAGAAGTTCCATCTGTAGCAACAGAATACGTTTATTTCCTTAATAACACTTCAGTGATCCAAGATGAAGTTTTGGCCCATAGAATTGGATTAGTACCATTAAAGGTAGATCCTGATATGTTAACATGGGTGGATCATTCCCTACCAGAGGAGGAGAAATTTACAGATGAAAATACTATTGTTATGACGTTAAACGTAAAATGTACTAGAAACCCAGATGCTCCCAAGGATTGTACTGACCCAAAGATTCTTTATAGAAACTCTCACATCTATGCTCGTgatttaaaatttgaaccACAAGGTAGTCAAGTGGAGACCTTTGCCAAGTGTCCTGTGATACCTACCGATCCGGATATTCTTTTAGCTAAGTTGAGACCAGGTCAAGAAATCTCTCTAAGGGCTCACTGTATTCTTGGTGTTGGTAGTGACCATGCCAAGTTCTCTCCAGTGGCTACTGCTTCTTACAGATTACTGCCTCACATTGATATCAGGGAACCAATTAAAGGTGAATTAGCTCAGaagtttcaaaaatgcTTCCCACCAGGTGTTATTGGTATCAATGAATCTACTGATGAAGCCTACGTGCAAGACGCTAGAAAGGATACAGTGTCTAGGGAAGTATTGAGGCatgaagaattttccaataaaGTTAAGCTAGGTAGAGTAAGGGATCACTTTGTGTTTAACGTGGAGTCTACAGGAGCAATGACgccagaagaaattttcttcaaatcgGTTAGAGTCTTGAAGAATAAAGCtgaatatttgaagaattgcCCTATAACGCAGTAG
- the PRP31 gene encoding U4/U6-U5 snRNP complex subunit PRP31 (similar to uniprot|P49704 Saccharomyces cerevisiae YGR091W PRP31 Splicing factor component of the U4/U6-U5 snRNP complex) translates to MSNTEEDFLQDLEGDLGSFIGDESEEDELSKLRSYIDHYQPVKLSNYQNLDIQDVTSFPKFEPSINELISRPNDEDLAQTLTILNSLTYIAQNEITVLHNLLKLIYGVKFGELESLVPQPQQFADVIRIIETNEGNFETDAQLSKEQVLVLNMSMKSSFQAHVNVDKDKVLQLRDLLMTVSRIRNEINSFILSKASLVAPNLCLLIGPEVTSLLLSHSGGVLELSQVPSCNLASIGKNKHLSHELHTNLTGVRQEGYIYRSSLVQEQPLEFRKQMLRMVCAKVALAARVDAGHPQDGQLGLHWKNELLEKIQKLREPPPGISTTKPLPVPEDQPKKKRAGRKFRKYKQQFQLSQLRQLQNRMEFGKAEQSVTDDAGEELGLGMAKSLRNVPVTQGNSAKMSKAMKRRMDQVNEQAKTFMLDLGEQPSEKDNENNDWFKHHMGDK, encoded by the coding sequence ATGTCAAATACGGAGGAGGATTTTTTGCAAGATTTAGAAGGTGATTTAGGGTCTTTTATTGgtgatgaaagtgaagaagatgagcTATCTAAGTTAAGGAGCTATATCGACCATTACCAGCCTGTTAAGCTTTCCAACTACCAGAATTTGGACATCCAGGATGTAACTTCTTTTCCGAAGTTTGAACCAAGCATTAACGAATTAATATCCAGACCAaacgatgaagatttggCACAGACCCTCACAATACTAAATTCGTTGACATACATTGCACAGAATGAAATTACAGTGCTGCACAATCTCCTGAAATTGATCTATGGTGTAAAATTTggagaattggaaagtttgGTTCCTCAACCTCAACAATTTGCCGATGTGATTCGAATTATTGAAACTAATGAAGGAAATTTCGAAACAGACGCTCAACTGAGTAAGGAACAAGTGCTAGTCCTTAACATGTCgatgaaatcttcatttcAAGCCCATGTGAATGTGGATAAGGACAAAGTTCTGCAATTGCGTGACCTTTTGATGACTGTCAGTAGGATACGAAACGAAATAAATTCATTTATTTTATCTAAGGCCAGTTTGGTAGCCCCCAATCTATGTTTGCTAATAGGTCCTGAAGTCACTTCATTGCTTTTGTCACACTCAGGTGGTGTGCTAGAGCTGAGTCAAGTACCCAGTTGTAATCTGGCGTCAATTGGTAAGAACAAGCATCTATCTCATGAATTGCATACAAACCTTACAGGTGTAAGACAAGAAGGTTACATCTACAGGTCATCGCTTGTACAGGAACAGCCATTAGAGTTTCGCAAGCAGATGCTACGTATGGTTTGTGCAAAAGTAGCTCTTGCCGCCAGGGTGGATGCTGGTCATCCCCAAGATGGGCAATTAGGTCTCCACTGGAAAAATGAGCTCCTAGAAAAGATCCAAAAATTAAGAGAGCCACCTCCAGGTATTTCTACAACTAAACCATTACCTGTACCTGAAGATCAACccaaaaagaagagagCAGGTAGAAAGTTTAGGAAGTACAAGCAACAGTTTCAGTTGTCTCAGCTAAGACAGTTACAAAACCGTATGGAGTTTGGTAAAGCTGAGCAATCTGTCACCGATGATGCTGGTGAAGAACTCGGGCTTGGTATGGCTAAATCTTTACGGAATGTTCCTGTGACGCAAGGAAACAGTGCAAAGATGTCAAAAGCCATGAAACGTAGAATGGACCAAGTTAATGAACAGGCAAAGACTTTCATGCTAGATTTGGGGGAGCAACCTTCTGAGAAggataatgaaaataatgattGGTTTAAACATCATATGGGCGATAAATAG